Genomic DNA from Pelomicrobium methylotrophicum:
GCCGGGCGAGGGCCGAGGTGAGCTCCCCTTGGGCCTGCTGGAAACGGCCGAACGCCTCGGGATCGTTGATGAGTTCGGGAGTCGCCTGAACCGCCGTGGCCCGGGCCCGCGCTTCTGTCACGCCCTGGAGGACCTCGCGTTCCTGGGCGGCGAAGGCCTTGACGGTTTCCACCAGATTCGGAATCAGGTCGGCACGGCGTTGGTATTGGTTCAGCACTTCCGCCCAGGCGGCCTTGATCGTTTCGTCCTGGGCTTGCAGGGTATTGTAGCCGCAGCCGGACAGCAACATCGAACCCAGTACGGCAATGATCGCGGCCAGACGTGTGAGCATGCGGGACTCTCCGAAGCGAAAGGTATACTCGACTAAATGGGGGAGACGGTGCAGCGGTTCAAGCGGTCAGCCGTTTCATGGTCTCCACCGCGAAC
This window encodes:
- a CDS encoding LemA family protein — encoded protein: MLTRLAAIIAVLGSMLLSGCGYNTLQAQDETIKAAWAEVLNQYQRRADLIPNLVETVKAFAAQEREVLQGVTEARARATAVQATPELINDPEAFGRFQQAQGELTSALARLLVVVENYPQLKSDANFRDLQAQLEGTENRIAVARQRYIRAVQEYNTTVRQFPTNLTAMLFGFQVKPTFAVENERALASPPKVDFGSPSPAAR